A single region of the Lates calcarifer isolate ASB-BC8 linkage group LG16_LG22, TLL_Latcal_v3, whole genome shotgun sequence genome encodes:
- the supt3h gene encoding transcription initiation protein SPT3 homolog isoform X1 — protein MAGSAASSSKDRPGSKTSFVPELQSMMFALGDARRPLHETAALVEDIVHTQLITMLHQACEGAALRGSRVISAEDILFLMRRDKRKVARLLKYLQFRDYKSKLLKTLEDDDVPQETDRYGTAGGVAGGNQRRQRLAQDFLVWMDQTGELLSLAEQEVDPVKQERMERLERQTRSMDQAQYSEFCESRQLSFAKKASKFRDWLDCSSLELKPNSIAMEILSYLAYETVAQIVDLSLLVKQEMMAKTNPISHVISASYIHYNTHTEVKKDPDSPEATPPSTPGSSHSSKPLPQGNGSLDGRARQRKRKKSCPATVEPPSGAIQPCHIREAIRRYNYRHTVCTHSALKTTLIRLHS, from the exons ATGGCTGGCTCTGCTGCATCCAGTTCTAAAGACCGTCCAGGTTCCAAGACCAGCTTTGTCCCAGAACTACAGAGCATgat GTTCGCTCTGGGAGATGCTCGCAGGCCTCTGCACGAGACAGCAGCTCTGGTGGAGGACATTGTGCACACACAGCTCATTACTATG CTGCATCAGGCCTGCGAGGGGGCAGCTCTGCGTGGTTCGAGGGTCATTTCTGCTGAAGACATCCTGTTCCTCATGAGGAGGGACAAG AGAAAGGTGGCGAGGTTATTAAAATATCTCCAGTTCAGAGATTATAAATCAAAACTGCTCAAAACTCTAGAGGATGACGACGTGCCGCAAGAAACAG acagGTACGGAACTGCAGGTGGCGTTGCCGGCGGTAACCAGCGGAGGCAGCGATTGGCCCAGGACTTTCTGGTGTGGATGGATCAGACGGGCGAACTCCTCTCATTAGCCGAGCAAGAAGTAGACCCCGTCAaacaggagaggatggag CGTTTAGAGCGTCAGACTCGAAGCATGGATCAGGCTCAGTATTCAGAGTTCTGTGAGAGTCGGCAGCTCAGCTTCG CTAAGAAAGCATCAAAGTTTCGGGACTGGTTGGACTGCAGCAGTTTGGAGCTGAAACCCAACAGCATCGCCATGGAGATCCTGTCATACCTGGCCTATGAGACCGTTGCCCAG ATTGTGGACTTGTCTCTGTTGGTAAAGCAGGAAATGATGGCCAAGACCAATCCCATCAGTCATGTGATCTCTGCCAGTTACATccactacaacacacacactgag GTAAAGAAGGACCCAGATTCACCTGAGGCCACTCCCCCTTCCACCCCAGGCTCGTCCCACTCATCAAAGCCCCTCCCCCAAGGTAACGGCAGTCTGGATGGCCGAGCAAGACAGAGGAAACgtaaaaag AGCTGTCCGGCTACAGTGGAACCTCCAAGTGGAGCCATCCAGCCCTGTCACATCAGAGAGGCTATTAGAAGATACAactacagacatacagtatgtacacactCTGccttaaaaacaacactgatcaGGCTACATTCATAA
- the LOC108872931 gene encoding runt-related transcription factor 3, with protein MASNSLFGSPSPMLYWDPVVRRRPTPSPTNLQVGDQEVRSLHHHSTAPPRGLVQTDSPNFLCSSLPQHWRCNKTLPRAFTVVALDNDVPDGVVVTVMAGNDDNSSAELRNATATMKQGYAQFNDLRFIGRSGRGKSFILSINVLTSPPQIATLHRAIKVTVDGPRLPRRQRQKEVKSGVFRPSGSSTVSTDCRSFSSSLWTTEPSFLGHVTSLTSSFTPSPRMHHLPALPYSTQPPPYSSYLSSPPPPPPPLSSGPFQPGSFYYGPNQPLQTTGEDRNVVTALTNYIEGACLAIRGEEPVWRPY; from the exons ATGGCTTCAAACAGTCTGTTCGGCAGCCCCAGCCCAATGCTTTACTGGG ATCCTGTGGTGAGGCGTCGGCCAACACCATCGCCCACCAACCTCCAAGTGGGCGACCAGGAGGTGCGGTCCCTCCACCATCACAGCACAGCACCCCCCAGAGGCCTGGTACAGACTGACAGCCCAAActtcctctgcagcagcctgCCCCAGCACTGGAGGTGTAACAAGACCCTGCCAAGAGCCTTCACt GTGGTTGCCCTGGACAACGACGTGCCAGATGGTGTGGTTGTCACAGTGATGGCTGGCAACGACGACAACAGCAGCGCTGAGCTACGCAATGCCACAGCAACCATGAAGCAAGGTTACGCCCAGTTCAATGACCTCCGCTTCATAGGACGCAGTGGGAGAG ggaaGAGTTTCATCCTCTCTATCAACGTGCTGACCTCGCCCCCTCAGATCGCCACCCTGCACAGAGCCATCAAAGTTACTGTGGATGGGCCGCGACTGCCTAGAC ggCAGAGGCAGAAGGAAGTGAAGTCAGGTGTGTTCAGGCCTTCTGGCAGCAGCACTGTATCGACAG ACTGTAGATCTTTCTCATCTTCTCTGTGGACCACTGAGCCATCGTTCTTGGGCCATGtgacctctctgacctcctccttcactccaAGTCCCAGAATGCACCACCTACCAGCCCTACCCTACTCCACCCAGCCTCCTCCGTACAGCTCCtacctctcttctcctcctcctcctccccctccactgAGCAGTGGTCCGTTCCAGCCTGGCAGCTTCTATTACGGACCCAATCAACCGCTCCAAACCACAGGGGAGGACAGAAACGTCGTGACAGCACTGACCAATTATATTGAAGGGGCGTGTCTAGCTATAAGAGGGGAGGAGCCTGTCTGGAGACCTTACTGA
- the supt3h gene encoding transcription initiation protein SPT3 homolog isoform X2 has product MAGSAASSSKDRPGSKTSFVPELQSMMFALGDARRPLHETAALVEDIVHTQLITMLHQACEGAALRGSRVISAEDILFLMRRDKRKVARLLKYLQFRDYKSKLLKTLEDDDVPQETDRYGTAGGVAGGNQRRQRLAQDFLVWMDQTGELLSLAEQEVDPVKQERMERLERQTRSMDQAQYSEFCESRQLSFAKKASKFRDWLDCSSLELKPNSIAMEILSYLAYETVAQIVDLSLLVKQEMMAKTNPISHVISASYIHYNTHTEVKKDPDSPEATPPSTPGSSHSSKPLPQGNGSLDGRARQRKRKKSCPATVEPPSGAIQPCHIREAIRRYNYRHTSAYWRSGMAFLAC; this is encoded by the exons ATGGCTGGCTCTGCTGCATCCAGTTCTAAAGACCGTCCAGGTTCCAAGACCAGCTTTGTCCCAGAACTACAGAGCATgat GTTCGCTCTGGGAGATGCTCGCAGGCCTCTGCACGAGACAGCAGCTCTGGTGGAGGACATTGTGCACACACAGCTCATTACTATG CTGCATCAGGCCTGCGAGGGGGCAGCTCTGCGTGGTTCGAGGGTCATTTCTGCTGAAGACATCCTGTTCCTCATGAGGAGGGACAAG AGAAAGGTGGCGAGGTTATTAAAATATCTCCAGTTCAGAGATTATAAATCAAAACTGCTCAAAACTCTAGAGGATGACGACGTGCCGCAAGAAACAG acagGTACGGAACTGCAGGTGGCGTTGCCGGCGGTAACCAGCGGAGGCAGCGATTGGCCCAGGACTTTCTGGTGTGGATGGATCAGACGGGCGAACTCCTCTCATTAGCCGAGCAAGAAGTAGACCCCGTCAaacaggagaggatggag CGTTTAGAGCGTCAGACTCGAAGCATGGATCAGGCTCAGTATTCAGAGTTCTGTGAGAGTCGGCAGCTCAGCTTCG CTAAGAAAGCATCAAAGTTTCGGGACTGGTTGGACTGCAGCAGTTTGGAGCTGAAACCCAACAGCATCGCCATGGAGATCCTGTCATACCTGGCCTATGAGACCGTTGCCCAG ATTGTGGACTTGTCTCTGTTGGTAAAGCAGGAAATGATGGCCAAGACCAATCCCATCAGTCATGTGATCTCTGCCAGTTACATccactacaacacacacactgag GTAAAGAAGGACCCAGATTCACCTGAGGCCACTCCCCCTTCCACCCCAGGCTCGTCCCACTCATCAAAGCCCCTCCCCCAAGGTAACGGCAGTCTGGATGGCCGAGCAAGACAGAGGAAACgtaaaaag AGCTGTCCGGCTACAGTGGAACCTCCAAGTGGAGCCATCCAGCCCTGTCACATCAGAGAGGCTATTAGAAGATACAactacagacataca
- the LOC108872928 gene encoding gap junction alpha-5 protein has protein sequence MADWSLLGNFLEEVQEHSTSVGKVWLTILFIFRILVLGTAAESSWGDEQEDFNCDTVQPGCENVCYDQAFPIAHIRYWVLQIVFVSTPSLIYMGHAMHTVRREEKRRSREEEGEEGGGREEDPGGGEGGETRGRKGEKDEGKDEREGLSAGRVRLRGALLQTYILSILIRSIMEVVFLCLQYFLYGIFLHPLYVCKALPCPHPVNCYVSRPTEKNVFIVFMLAVSAVSLVLSVLELHHLAWRHCCKRFFFTGKAVPPANVPLTRQLSLSPPPPSPPPPDFTQCMIGSSHFLPLPFPAHRLANQQNSENMATEKNKIAAAAEEVNLLQMNCYSSEWQAVSKNLIQDGTNCYNSGAKDISCPHIQNGGPDGLLLCPNGGLCQKDKRRFSKTSGTSSRTRADDLSV, from the exons ATGGCAGACTGGAGCCTACTGGGAAACTTCCTGGAGGAAGTACAGGAGCATTCTACCTCTGTTGGCAAG GTGTGGCTGACCATCCTGTTTATCTTCCGTATCCTGGTACTCGGGACGGCTGCTGAGTCGTCTTGGGGAGACGAACAGGAAGATTTTAACTGTGACACTGTACAGCCAGGCTGCGAGAATGTTTGTTACGACCAAGCATTCCCTATAGCACATATACGATACTGG GTGCTCCAGATCGTGTTTGTGTCCACTCCCAGTCTGATCTACATGGGCCACGCCATGCACACTGTTCgtagagaggagaagaggaggagcagagaggaagagggcgaagagggaggtgggagagaggaggacccagggggaggtgaaggaggagagacacgggggaggaaaggagagaaggatgAAGGAAAGGACGAAAGAGAAGGACTATCAGCAGGTCGAGTTCGTCTTAGGGGAGCACTGCTACAGACATACATACTGAGTATACTGATACGAAGCATCATGGAG gtggtgtttctgtgtctcCAGTACTTCTTGTATGGAATCTTCCTCCACCCTCTGTATGTCtgcaag gccttGCCATGTCCACATCCAGTGAACTGTTATGTCTCCAGACCAACAGAGAAGAATGTTTTCATAGTGTTCATGCTGGCTGTGTCGGCTGTCTCTCTGGTCCTCAGTGTGCTCGAACTGCATCACCTGGCATGGAGACACTGTTGCAA GAGGTTCTTCTTCACAGGGAAGGCTGTCCCTCCTGCTAACGTCCCTCTAACCCgacagctctctctgtctcctccaccaccgtcacctccacctccagacTTCACCCAGTGTATGATTGGCTCATCACACTTCCTGCCCCTGCCTTTCCCAGCCCACCGTCTGGCTAACCAACAAAACTCTGAGAACATGGCCACTGAGAAGAACAAAATAGCCGCCGCAGCGGAAGAGGTAAACCTCCTCCAGATGAACTGCTACTCTTCCGAGTGGCAGGCGGTTAGTAAAAATCTGATCCAAGATGGCACTAACTGCTACAACTCTGGGGCAAAGGACATCAGCTGCCCTCACATCCAAAATGGTGGACCAGATGGGCTGCTGCTTTGCCCAAATGGAGGGCTCTGTCAAAAGGACAAACGAAGATTCAGCAAAACCAGCGGAACAAGCAGCCGAACGAGAGCAGACGACCTCTCTGTGTAG